From Aliamphritea hakodatensis:
GTGGCCAACTTTACCGTCAACGATGTGCCCGCGGGTTTCGGTGACTTCGAACCAGTCCAGGTGACTGAGGGTTTTGTTACATTCGGCCAGCGCGTTTTCAATGGCGTCTTCAATGCTGGTTTTGGACGAGCCGACAACTTCTACTTTCTTATATACATGATCAGACATCTGTGTCTCCTCAGGTCAGGGAATCTCGAAAACCTGATCTCAGTGTACGCAGAATTCTGCCATATAGGCAAGGCGGCTCCCACTGCCGGACTGGGGGGATGGCAGGGGAGCCGCAGACCGGTCAGACGACCATGTCAACTTGCTGAACCGAGCCGGAGTCCCCCGCTTCCGTCAGATAAAAGCCGGTGGCCCGTACCCGGCCATTGGTCTGGTTATCACTGCCTTTAATGTCGAACGGGGTGTCGGCTGATCCCAGATAAATAGCTCCGATACCCCGGTCTGCCAGTGATTCGAGCTTGTCTTCAGAGGTGGTTTTGGTCCACAGCTGGAGGCTGTCGAAGATACTGTCGTTTTCATCGATGTAGCCGTTGCCGTCTTCATCGTACTGGGCAAGGTCGGCAAAACCGTCACCGCTGCGGGCGCCGAACAGCTCGGTGCCGTCGTTAATGACGCCGTCGTTGTTTTTATCCAGCGCCAGCATGGCGCTGTTGCCGTTCAGATAGCTGATCATTTCAGCATCACCGTCGGTATCCAGATCGAAACTGTATTTCTCGTCGCTCAGGTCGGCGGCTTCCCCCTGGAAGTTGATAATCAGCGGGTCTGCAAAGGTGACTTCCTGAGTCATTTCAAATTCCCGTGTTTCGGTGTAGCTGCGTTCCATCTTCAGCTGCATGGAAAGGTTGAATTCACGGCCATCGGCGGTTTTGACGATACCGCAGCTGGAAAACTCCGTGCATTCATATTCAGAAACGGTCTCTTTCATTTTGACCGTCACCTCAAGTTTAGTGGGCTGCATCTCAGGCATGTCAGGCAATTCGCTGGCATCCGCCTGCTTCACCTGGCTGATCAGCGCCATGATGTCGCTGTTATCTGTTGTGGCGGTCACCCGCTGGCCACTGACAGCCTGCAGCAAGCCCTGAAACAGTCTGTCCTTTGCTAACTGTTGCTGGTCGGTAACCTGCTGTTGCTCTGCCGGGTCACGAAAGCGAAAGCCTTCGTCGGTCATAATCAGAATCGACGGGGTCGTATTCTGGTCGGCATCATCTGCCGGGTTGTCATCTGTGGTTGCCGGCGGGCTGGTCTGGTTAACGGACTCCAGGAAGTCTTTTGCATCGAGAAATAGTTTGCCGAACTGCAGCTCACTGCTCAGTGATGCGCTGAAGCTGCGGGATTCGGTCTTTTCATGACTTGCACTCAGGTTGATGTAACTGGTGTCGATGATCATTGTCATACTCCGTGTCGTGCTGAAAATAGCACCCGTTCCGGTCGTCGCTGTCAGCCTTATGGCGGTCACCATTACTCCCTGGTTCCCTTCATTTAGCGCGTCAGTCCCCCTGTGCCATCAAATGTCTCTGATAGCGGAAAACTGCCTGCAGGCCAGACGCCGGACGAGCATACCCCTGGGAAACGGAATGCTTGCCGGCCGTTTGCCGACAGATTCAACTGTTCCCATTTCTTCGGGCAAAGGGGGTCTGTGACATCTGAAAACGCAGATACCCTGGCTCGAAACTGTGCACTGAAAATGTCAACCGGCGCGTGACATACTGCTGCAGTCAGTTTTCTGGCTGCAAAGGGGCGCCTGCCTGTTTGTGCAGTAAGTCTGTAAACCTTACCGACAATGGCCTAATGCGTTGATTTTCAATGTTAAATAACTGCTGCTGTCAAAATCGTCGTATCGCTTACTCCTGTGTGGATAACCTGTGCCGGCTGATAGCCCAACTGTCGGCGTCGCCTGTGGCTGCCGTTAGTTCGTTCATTTCAACCGGGCGTGCAGGTCGAAGTTAAAAACTGGCAAAGGGAATAAAGCAAAAAGCGGGCCTAAAACGTAAATTCTGTTATGCAAGAAAAATTTCTTATCGTGAAAACGATAATGTGAGAGGCCCGGAATGCTTTTCTGGAACCAGACAGGTCGATAAGTTGGCCTTATCTGTGTCGATATTTGTCTAAAATGCGGCGATATTACGCATTTTTGGCTGAGACGATTCGGTTAGTCTGTAGGCTGGCGCTATTCACTATATGAAGATTGGTATTAGTCGCGCCGGTACAAAAAATATACATTTTTTGTTTACGAAGCTTGCCTTTTAAAAAGTCTTAAGGCAGCATCGTGAAAAAATAATTACAAATTTCACGAAGAGCATAATAATGACTAATATTTCATCTCCGGTAGATCCTAACGGTCTGCTTGAATATTCCGTGGTTTATACCGACCGTTCCCTGAACCACATGTCCAAATCTTTCCAGAGCGTGATGAATGATATTTCCCGCACTCTGAAATCTGTTTATCAGGCTGACGCTGTTGCTGTGGTACCCGGTAGTGGTACGTTCGGTATGGAAGCGGTTGCCCGCCAGTTTGCTAACAATAAGAAAGCGCTGGTTATCCGTAACGGTTGGTTCAGCTTCCGCTGGACGCAGATTTTTGAAATGGCTGACCTGCCATCCAGCTGTACAGTGATGAAAGCCCGTCAGACTGAAGAAGGTAGCCAGGCGCCTTTCGCACCGGCACCGATTGATGAGGTTGTGGCTGCGATTCATGCTGAAAAGCCGGACGTAGTATTTGCACCTCATGTAGAAACCTCTTCTGGCATGATCCTGCCGTCTGATTACATTCAGGCTGTCGCTGAAGCCGTACATGCTGTCGGTGGTCTGTTCGTGCTGGACTGTATTGCGTCCGGTGCCATCTGGGTCGATATGAAAGCTCAGGGTGTTGATGTCCTGATCAGTGCGCCACAGAAAGGCTGGAGCGGTTCCCCTTGCTGCGGTCTGGTGATGATGAACCAGCGCGCGCTGGCGGTACTGGAAACCACTGAAAGCAACAGCTTTGCCTGTGATCTGAAAAAATGGCTGCAAATCATGAATGCCTATGAAGGCGGTGCACACGCGTATCACGCGACGATGCCGACCGATTCACTGGCCGCTTTTGCCCAGGTAATGAAGGAAACTGAAGAGTACGGTTTCGATAAAGTCTGTGCTGCTCAGCAAGAGCTGGGTGACAAGGTCCGCGCGCTGCTGGTCAGCAAAGGCATTAAGAGCGTTGCTGCGGAAGGCTTCCAGGCACCGGGTGTGGTGGTTAGCTATACCGGCGATGCCGGATTCCAGAATGGCAGCAAGTTTGCTGCTGAAGGTATGCAGATCGCTGCGGGCGTACCCCTGCAGTGTGATGAACCGGCAGATTTCCAGACCTTCCGTCTGGGGCTGTTCGGCCTGGACAAGCTGTACGATGTTGATGCAGCTGTTGCCAAGTTTGAGCAAACTCTGGAGAGAGTCCTGTAAAGGGCTGGAGTTTGTTCTACCGTCGCGGCGCTCATAGCTGAGCGCTCCGGGCACCTGCGGTGATCCCGCAGGCTGGCCCGGGAATCAGCGTTTTGTCACGCATTGCGGAATCTGCCGGTAGGTTACAACTGGTACGCAGATTTCATATTAGGGCACCGAAAAAATAACAAATGTAGTGAAAAACGATACCGGACGTCAAAACCCGGTTATGATGTTTTTCAAACAAACTTAATATGGTGAATCAAATGAGAATGATGCCGAAGCTGACGTTGCAAGATGCGCAACTGATCATGCAAGCCTGCGTTGCAAAAGCAGAAGAAATTAACGTTGATATGGACATTGCCATTACCGATGACAGTGGCAACCTGCTGATGTTCCAGCGTATGGATAATGCCCGCATTACCAGTATCGATATCTCGATGGGTAAGTCTTTTACCGCCTCCGCTGCCCGTAAGTCCACCCGTGAATACGGTGAAGTAAGCGTGCCGGGTAAACCTGCGTTCGGTATTAACACCAGTAACCAGGGCCGTTTTTCCATTGTTGCCGGCGGTGTACCGATTTTTGCCGGTGAGCACATTGTTGGCGGTGTTGGCTGCAGTTCCGGTACCCCGGACCAGGATGAGATCGTCTCTCAGGCCGGTGTGGACGCGTTTCTTGCGTCACTGAAGTAACCCCTTTTTTGAATTGATTCCGGGCCCGGTTTTGCCGGGCCTGTTTAGTTGCCGGTGCCTGTTTACCGGCAAGAGGTAAGAAAAATATGTTTAATAAACAAGACCGTATCGATGCCTTTGATGCAGAGCTGTGGACCGCAATGCAGGCTGAAGAAGCCCGCCAGGAAGAACACGTTGAGCTGATTGCATCTGAAAACTACACCAGCCCGCTGGTTATGCAGGCACAGGGTTCAGGCCTGACCAACAAGTATGCGGAAGGCTATCCGGGCAAGCGTTATTACGGTGGTTGTGAGCACGTTGATGTGGTTGAGCAACTGGCAATTGACCGTGCTAAAGCACTGTTCGGTGCCGATTATGCAAACGTACAGCCGCACTCCGGCTCTCAGGCTAACTCTGCTGTCTACATGGCGCTGTGTGAACCGGGTGATACGGTGCTGGGTATGAGCCTGGCCCATGGCGGCCACCTGACCCACGGTTCCAAGGTGAGCTTCTCCGGTAAGATCTATAACGCCGTTCAGTATGGCCTGAACGATGCCGGTGAGATTGATTACGCAGAAGTTGAGCGTCTGGCGAAAGAGCATCAGCCAAAGATGATCGTCGCCGGTTTCTCTGCGTACTCCCGGATCATCGACTGGCAGAAGTTCCGCGACATCGCGGATGCGGTAGGTGCTTATCTGTTTGTGGACATGGCACACGTGGCCGGTCTGGTGGCGGCAGGTCTGTATCCGAACCCGGTACCGGTGGCGGATGTTGTCACCACGACGACTCACAAAACCCTGCGTGGCCCCCGTGGCGGTCTGATCATTGCCCGTGAGAATGCGGAGATTGAGAAAAAACTGAACAGTGCGGTATTCCCGGGTGGCCAGGGCGGCCCGCTGATGCATATCATCGCTGCAAAAGCGGTCGCATTCAAAGAAGCACTGGCGCCTGAATTCAGGGATTATCAGCAGCAGGTTCTCGATAACGCCCGTGCCATGGCTGAGGTGTTTATCGAGCGCGGTTACGATGTTGTCTCCGGCGGTACCGATGATCATCTATTCTTATTAAGTCTGATCAGACAGGGCATCACCGGCAAAGACGCCGATGCTGCACTGGGCCGGGCCAACATTACCGTGAATAAAAACTCGGTACCGAATGATCCTCAGTCACCCTTTGTTACCAGCGGTCTGCGGATCGGTACGCCGGCGGTCACCAGCCGTGGTTTCAGCGTGGATGACTGTCGTCAGCTGACTGGCTGGATCTGCGATGTACTGGAAGACATGGATAACCAGGCGGTTATCGATGATGTAAAAAATAAAGTTCTGGCGCTGTGCGCAGAACATCCGGTTTACCGCTAAGCGATAAGCCACTTACGGGCAGGGTATTCAGGCGGTGAGGGCCTGAATACCGGAGGGCAAAAAGATGAATATCAGCGTTTTTGATCTGTTTAAAATTGGTATCGGACCGTCCAGTTCACATACTGTGGGGCCAATGCGTGCTGCACTGGACTTTGTGGCTAAGCTGCGTGAACGCGGCTGCCTGCAACAGGTCAGCGGTGTGAAAATTGAACTGTTCGGTTCACTCGGTGCGACCGGGGTGGGCCACGGTTCAGGACCGGCGGTGATTCTGGGTCTGGAAGGTCAGGCCCCGGAGACCATTGATCCTGCGTATATGCAGCCCCGGCTGGATGAAATTAAGCAGCAGGCAAAGCTGTCACTGGATGGCGAGCATGAGATCAGTTTTGTCGAAGACAATGACCTGCTATACATCTTTGCGCCTCTGCCACAGCATCCGAACGGTATGCGTTTCAGTGCCCGTGATGCAGCCGGCATCTGCCTGTATACCCGGGAATATTTCTCGGTGGGCGGCGGTTTTGTTGTGGATGAAGATGAAATTGAGTCTGCAGAACAGGCGGTCCATGACGATGACGATACCGTATTGCCGTATCCGTTCGAAACCATGGAGCAGTTGCTGGGCCACTGTAAATCCAGTGGTTTGTCGATCAGTGAAATTATGATGGCCAATGAGACTGTGTACCGCAGCGCTGATGATGTCCGTCAGGGCTTGCTGGATATCTGGCATGTGATGCAGGCCTGTGTGCAACGTGGCTGTGACATCGAAGGTACTTTACCCGGTGGTCTGGATGTTAAGCGTCGCGCCCCTGAGCTCTATAAAAAACTGATGGGCCGTCCGGAAGCTGCCTTGCGTGATCCGCTGTCCGCGCTGGACTGGGTGAATCTGTACGCGCTGGCGGTGAATGAAGAAA
This genomic window contains:
- a CDS encoding dodecin, encoding MSDHVYKKVEVVGSSKTSIEDAIENALAECNKTLSHLDWFEVTETRGHIVDGKVGHYQVTLKVGYRL
- a CDS encoding aminotransferase class V-fold PLP-dependent enzyme, which gives rise to MTNISSPVDPNGLLEYSVVYTDRSLNHMSKSFQSVMNDISRTLKSVYQADAVAVVPGSGTFGMEAVARQFANNKKALVIRNGWFSFRWTQIFEMADLPSSCTVMKARQTEEGSQAPFAPAPIDEVVAAIHAEKPDVVFAPHVETSSGMILPSDYIQAVAEAVHAVGGLFVLDCIASGAIWVDMKAQGVDVLISAPQKGWSGSPCCGLVMMNQRALAVLETTESNSFACDLKKWLQIMNAYEGGAHAYHATMPTDSLAAFAQVMKETEEYGFDKVCAAQQELGDKVRALLVSKGIKSVAAEGFQAPGVVVSYTGDAGFQNGSKFAAEGMQIAAGVPLQCDEPADFQTFRLGLFGLDKLYDVDAAVAKFEQTLERVL
- a CDS encoding GlcG/HbpS family heme-binding protein; translated protein: MRMMPKLTLQDAQLIMQACVAKAEEINVDMDIAITDDSGNLLMFQRMDNARITSIDISMGKSFTASAARKSTREYGEVSVPGKPAFGINTSNQGRFSIVAGGVPIFAGEHIVGGVGCSSGTPDQDEIVSQAGVDAFLASLK
- the glyA gene encoding serine hydroxymethyltransferase; its protein translation is MFNKQDRIDAFDAELWTAMQAEEARQEEHVELIASENYTSPLVMQAQGSGLTNKYAEGYPGKRYYGGCEHVDVVEQLAIDRAKALFGADYANVQPHSGSQANSAVYMALCEPGDTVLGMSLAHGGHLTHGSKVSFSGKIYNAVQYGLNDAGEIDYAEVERLAKEHQPKMIVAGFSAYSRIIDWQKFRDIADAVGAYLFVDMAHVAGLVAAGLYPNPVPVADVVTTTTHKTLRGPRGGLIIARENAEIEKKLNSAVFPGGQGGPLMHIIAAKAVAFKEALAPEFRDYQQQVLDNARAMAEVFIERGYDVVSGGTDDHLFLLSLIRQGITGKDADAALGRANITVNKNSVPNDPQSPFVTSGLRIGTPAVTSRGFSVDDCRQLTGWICDVLEDMDNQAVIDDVKNKVLALCAEHPVYR
- a CDS encoding L-serine ammonia-lyase, with protein sequence MNISVFDLFKIGIGPSSSHTVGPMRAALDFVAKLRERGCLQQVSGVKIELFGSLGATGVGHGSGPAVILGLEGQAPETIDPAYMQPRLDEIKQQAKLSLDGEHEISFVEDNDLLYIFAPLPQHPNGMRFSARDAAGICLYTREYFSVGGGFVVDEDEIESAEQAVHDDDDTVLPYPFETMEQLLGHCKSSGLSISEIMMANETVYRSADDVRQGLLDIWHVMQACVQRGCDIEGTLPGGLDVKRRAPELYKKLMGRPEAALRDPLSALDWVNLYALAVNEENAAGGRVVTAPTNGAAGIVPAVLHYYMRFYYSGSESGVVRFMLTAAAVGMLCKRNASISGAEVGCQGEVGSACAMAAAGLAAVSGGTPEQIENAAEIGMEHNLGLTCDPIAGLVQVPCIERNAMASIKAINASRIALNGDGEHFVSLDKVIKTMRDTGADMQSKYKETSQGGLAVNVIEC